A window from bacterium BMS3Abin02 encodes these proteins:
- the yedA_2 gene encoding putative inner membrane transporter YedA, which translates to MSKRWVVAASLIAVYVIWSSTYLALRFLVETFPPFLGTAIRMLIAGAILFAWARWRGAPMPTPRQWRNGFAVGVLLFVGGLGLVTVAEDVGIGSGVTATAVAMVPVWAAVISGLFGRWPTRLEWLGIAVGIAGVALLSGEGDFRAAPLGLALVIVSPILWAFGSVWSAHTDLPAGPMSAAIQMLGGGVVLALIGAGIGESIATAPSLKSWLALAWLIIPGSLIAFSAYAYLLRTVRPALATSYAYVNPVFAVILGVTLGEERLTGEAWVALPIILASVALIVWSRNRAPMPVE; encoded by the coding sequence ATGTCGAAGCGATGGGTGGTCGCCGCCTCGCTCATTGCGGTGTACGTCATCTGGAGCTCCACCTATCTGGCGCTGCGGTTCCTCGTCGAGACGTTCCCTCCGTTTCTCGGCACCGCGATTCGCATGCTGATCGCCGGCGCCATTCTCTTCGCCTGGGCGCGGTGGCGTGGCGCGCCGATGCCGACGCCGCGCCAGTGGCGCAACGGGTTCGCCGTCGGCGTTCTGCTGTTCGTCGGCGGGCTCGGCCTGGTGACCGTCGCGGAGGACGTCGGAATCGGGTCCGGGGTGACGGCAACGGCGGTGGCGATGGTGCCGGTGTGGGCGGCCGTGATCTCAGGTCTGTTCGGGCGCTGGCCGACCAGACTCGAGTGGCTCGGGATCGCCGTCGGAATAGCCGGAGTGGCGCTGCTGTCGGGCGAAGGCGACTTCCGGGCGGCACCGCTCGGCCTGGCCCTCGTCATCGTCTCCCCGATTCTGTGGGCATTCGGATCGGTCTGGTCTGCGCACACCGACCTGCCTGCCGGTCCGATGTCGGCCGCCATCCAGATGCTCGGCGGCGGAGTCGTGCTCGCACTCATCGGCGCAGGGATCGGCGAGTCGATCGCAACCGCACCGAGCCTCAAGTCCTGGCTGGCACTCGCATGGCTGATCATTCCCGGATCGCTGATCGCGTTCAGTGCCTACGCCTACCTGCTACGCACCGTACGTCCCGCGCTGGCCACCTCCTACGCGTACGTGAATCCGGTCTTCGCCGTGATCCTCGGCGTGACGCTCGGCGAGGAACGGCTCACCGGCGAAGCGTGGGTGGCGCTGCCGATCATTCTCGCGTCGGTGGCGCTGATCGTGTGGAGCCGCAACCGCGCACCGATGCCGGTCGAATGA